Proteins found in one Pectobacterium atrosepticum genomic segment:
- a CDS encoding D-alanine--D-alanine ligase, whose translation MTEKVAVLLGGTSAEREVSLLSGQAVLAGLKEAGINAHAVDTRDFPVTTLKEEGFTNVFIALHGRGGEDGTLQGVLEFLGLPYTGSGVMASALTMDKLRTKQVWQAVGLPVSPYVALDRRQYLDTEANTLLAQFTHLGLPLIVKPSREGSSVGMSKVNTLSDLPAALEEAFRHDDDVLVEKWLSGPEYTVAILGDEVLPSIRIQPAGTFYDYEAKYLSDDTQYFCPSGLSDEQEQALAALAMAAYRAVDCSGWGRVDFMLDSDDAFYLLEVNTSPGMTSHSLVPMAARQRGLTFSQLVVKILELAG comes from the coding sequence ATGACTGAGAAAGTTGCTGTATTGCTTGGTGGAACCTCTGCCGAACGTGAAGTGTCGTTACTTTCCGGTCAGGCGGTTTTGGCTGGCCTGAAAGAAGCGGGCATCAATGCGCATGCGGTTGATACGCGTGACTTCCCTGTGACGACGTTGAAAGAAGAAGGTTTTACCAACGTTTTTATCGCCTTGCATGGTCGTGGTGGTGAAGATGGCACATTGCAGGGTGTTCTGGAATTTCTGGGGTTGCCTTATACCGGTAGCGGCGTCATGGCATCTGCACTGACGATGGATAAGCTCCGAACCAAACAGGTGTGGCAAGCGGTGGGGTTGCCGGTGTCGCCTTATGTGGCGCTGGATCGTCGCCAATATTTAGATACGGAAGCGAATACGTTATTGGCGCAGTTCACCCATCTCGGGTTGCCGCTGATCGTCAAGCCAAGCCGTGAAGGTTCCAGTGTGGGTATGAGCAAAGTGAATACGCTTAGCGACCTGCCTGCCGCACTGGAAGAAGCATTCCGCCACGATGACGATGTTCTGGTCGAAAAATGGCTGAGCGGTCCAGAGTATACGGTTGCTATCCTAGGTGATGAGGTATTGCCTTCTATTCGTATTCAACCCGCGGGTACGTTTTACGATTATGAAGCGAAGTATTTATCGGATGATACGCAGTATTTCTGTCCGAGTGGTTTGTCAGACGAGCAAGAGCAAGCGTTAGCTGCATTGGCGATGGCGGCTTATCGTGCGGTAGATTGCAGCGGATGGGGACGTGTCGATTTTATGCTGGATAGCGACGACGCTTTCTACCTGCTTGAAGTGAATACCTCTCCGGGGATGACGAGCCACAGTCTGGTTCCTATGGCGGCGCGTCAACGTGGCCTGACTTTCTCGCAATTGGTCGTGAAAATTCTGGAGCTTGCTGGCTGA
- a CDS encoding UDP-N-acetylmuramoyl-L-alanine--D-glutamate ligase, giving the protein MVDYQGKKVVIIGLGLTGLSCVDFFLARGVVPRVVDTRISPPGLDKLPEQVERHLGSLNEDWLMSADLIVASPGVALATPILCDAADAGIEIVGDIELFCREAQAPIVAITGSNGKSTVTTLVGEMARAAGWQVGVGGNIGLPALQLLEHPAQLYVLELSSFQLETTTSLHAAAATILNVTEDHTNRYPFGLQQYRAAKLHIYEHADLCVVNADDALTMPVRGADARCRSFGVDVGDYHLNRQQGETWLRVDGERVLNTREIKLVGQHNYTNALAALALADAVKIPRASALTALTSFTGLPHRFQMAFERNGVRWINDSKATNVGSTEAALSGLAVDGTLHLLLGGDGKSADFSPLVPYLQGERIRLYCFGRDGQQLAALRPEIAEQTETMEQAMRVIAERIRPGDMVLLSPACASLDQFRSFEQRGDEFARLAEELG; this is encoded by the coding sequence ATGGTGGACTATCAGGGTAAAAAAGTCGTCATTATCGGGTTGGGTCTGACCGGGCTCTCCTGTGTTGATTTCTTTCTCGCGCGTGGTGTCGTACCGCGCGTGGTGGATACCCGTATCAGTCCACCGGGTCTGGATAAGCTGCCGGAGCAGGTAGAACGACATCTCGGTAGCCTGAATGAAGACTGGCTGATGAGCGCGGATTTGATCGTCGCCAGCCCCGGTGTTGCGTTGGCGACGCCGATTCTGTGTGACGCCGCTGACGCTGGCATTGAAATTGTTGGTGATATCGAACTGTTCTGCCGTGAAGCGCAGGCACCGATTGTGGCGATTACCGGATCTAACGGTAAAAGCACGGTGACGACACTGGTCGGTGAAATGGCGCGTGCCGCAGGCTGGCAGGTTGGCGTCGGTGGCAATATTGGCCTACCTGCGCTGCAATTGCTGGAACATCCCGCTCAGCTGTATGTACTAGAGTTGTCGAGCTTCCAACTGGAAACGACGACTAGCCTGCACGCTGCTGCGGCAACGATTCTGAACGTGACGGAAGATCACACTAACCGTTACCCGTTTGGTTTACAGCAGTATCGGGCGGCGAAATTGCATATTTATGAACACGCAGATTTGTGTGTTGTGAATGCTGACGATGCGCTGACCATGCCGGTTCGCGGGGCGGATGCGCGCTGCCGCAGTTTTGGCGTTGATGTTGGCGATTATCACCTTAACCGCCAGCAGGGCGAAACCTGGCTGCGGGTGGACGGTGAACGTGTGCTCAACACCCGTGAAATCAAGCTTGTCGGGCAGCACAATTATACGAACGCATTGGCGGCGCTGGCGCTGGCTGATGCTGTGAAGATTCCACGCGCGTCTGCGCTGACGGCGTTGACGTCATTTACCGGGCTGCCGCACCGTTTTCAAATGGCCTTTGAGCGCAATGGCGTGCGGTGGATCAATGATTCCAAAGCCACCAATGTAGGCAGCACCGAAGCCGCATTGAGCGGTTTGGCTGTAGACGGCACTTTGCATCTGCTATTAGGTGGTGACGGGAAATCTGCTGATTTCTCGCCATTGGTGCCGTATTTACAGGGTGAGCGCATTCGTTTGTATTGCTTTGGTCGTGACGGGCAACAGTTGGCAGCGTTACGCCCAGAAATTGCCGAGCAGACAGAAACGATGGAACAGGCGATGCGCGTTATTGCTGAACGTATAAGGCCGGGCGATATGGTGTTGCTGTCGCCGGCTTGCGCTAGCTTGGATCAGTTTCGCAGTTTTGAACAGCGAGGCGATGAGTTTGCTCGTCTGGCGGAGGAGCTAGGCTAA
- the murG gene encoding undecaprenyldiphospho-muramoylpentapeptide beta-N-acetylglucosaminyltransferase translates to MSGEGKRLMVMAGGTGGHVFPGLAVAHHLMAQGWQVRWLGTADRMEADLVPKHGIEIDFIRISGLRGKGIRAQLSAPIRIFQAVRQARAIMRRYQPDVVLGMGGYVSGPGGLAAWLCGIPVVLHEQNGIAGLTNRWLSHIAKKVLQAFPGAFPKADVVGNPVRTDVLALPAPETRLADRSGPVRVLVVGGSQGARVLNQTLPGVAAQLSDRITIWHQVGKGALLTVQQAYQDAGQTQHKITEFIDDMAAAYAWADVVVCRSGALTVSEIAAAGLPALFVPFQHKDRQQYWNALPLEKAGAAKIIEQPQFSVAAVSEVLSGWDRTTLLKMAQKARAVAIPDATERVAAEVSAAAGSRATHVAHG, encoded by the coding sequence ATGAGTGGCGAAGGCAAGCGTTTGATGGTGATGGCTGGTGGCACGGGCGGGCATGTCTTCCCCGGGCTGGCGGTTGCACACCACCTGATGGCGCAGGGCTGGCAGGTTCGCTGGTTAGGTACGGCGGATCGTATGGAAGCCGATTTGGTGCCTAAGCACGGTATCGAAATTGATTTTATCCGCATTTCTGGCTTGCGCGGTAAAGGCATTCGGGCGCAGTTAAGTGCTCCGATCCGTATTTTTCAGGCAGTGCGTCAGGCGCGGGCGATTATGCGTCGTTACCAGCCTGATGTGGTGCTGGGTATGGGCGGTTACGTTTCTGGCCCCGGCGGTCTGGCTGCCTGGCTGTGTGGCATTCCGGTTGTACTGCATGAGCAGAATGGTATTGCAGGGCTGACCAATCGCTGGTTATCCCATATCGCTAAAAAAGTATTGCAGGCATTTCCGGGCGCGTTTCCCAAAGCGGATGTCGTGGGTAACCCGGTAAGAACCGATGTGTTGGCACTGCCTGCGCCAGAAACACGATTAGCCGATCGCTCAGGCCCTGTGAGGGTGCTGGTTGTTGGTGGCAGTCAGGGCGCAAGAGTGCTGAACCAAACGCTACCCGGCGTAGCAGCACAGTTGAGCGATCGTATTACGATTTGGCATCAGGTCGGTAAAGGCGCGTTATTAACCGTTCAGCAGGCTTATCAGGATGCTGGGCAGACGCAGCACAAGATTACCGAATTTATTGATGATATGGCTGCAGCCTACGCTTGGGCTGACGTTGTAGTGTGCCGTTCCGGTGCTTTGACCGTCAGTGAAATTGCGGCAGCCGGGTTGCCGGCGCTGTTTGTGCCGTTTCAGCATAAAGATCGGCAGCAGTACTGGAATGCGCTGCCGTTGGAAAAGGCCGGTGCAGCAAAAATTATTGAGCAGCCACAGTTCAGCGTGGCGGCTGTCAGCGAGGTGTTGTCCGGTTGGGATCGCACTACATTGCTGAAAATGGCGCAAAAAGCCCGTGCAGTGGCGATTCCAGATGCAACCGAGCGGGTTGCGGCGGAAGTCAGTGCAGCGGCAGGCAGTCGGGCCACACATGTGGCTCATGGTTAA
- a CDS encoding UDP-N-acetylmuramate--L-alanine ligase, whose protein sequence is MNTQQLAKLRSIVPEMHRVRHIHFVGIGGAGMGGIAEVLANEGYEISGSDLAPNAVTQQLTKLGAQIYFHHRAENVLNASVVVVSSAITADNPEIVAAHDARIPVIRRAEMLAELMRFRHGIAIAGTHGKTTTTAMVTSIYAEAGLDPTFVNGGLVKAAGTHARLGSSRYLIAEADESDASFLHLQPMVAIVTNIEADHMDTYQGDFENLKQTFINFLHNLPFYGQAVMCIDDAVIRELLPRVGRHITTYGFSDDADVRVAGYRQTGAQGHFTLERKDKTLLNVTLNAPGRHNALNAAAAVAVATDEGIDDEAILRALERFQGTSRRFDFLGEYPLELVNGQSGTAMLVDDYGHHPTEVDATIKAARAGWPDKRLVMIFQPHRYTRTRDLYDDFAHVLSQVDVLLMLDVYSAGESPIPGADSRSLCRTIRGRGKIDPILVTDMDTLPELLSQALRGEDLILVQGAGNIGKLARKLADSRLQPQISE, encoded by the coding sequence GTGAATACTCAACAACTGGCGAAACTACGTTCAATCGTGCCCGAGATGCATCGCGTCCGGCACATACACTTTGTCGGCATCGGTGGTGCTGGCATGGGTGGTATCGCCGAAGTGTTGGCCAACGAAGGTTATGAAATTAGCGGTTCCGATCTGGCACCGAATGCGGTGACGCAGCAGTTGACCAAACTTGGCGCGCAGATTTATTTCCACCATCGTGCAGAGAATGTTCTGAACGCCAGTGTGGTTGTGGTGTCGAGTGCAATTACTGCGGATAACCCCGAGATTGTCGCCGCACATGACGCACGTATTCCGGTGATCCGTCGTGCAGAGATGTTGGCAGAACTGATGCGTTTTCGTCACGGTATTGCGATCGCGGGTACGCACGGTAAGACGACGACAACGGCGATGGTCACCAGCATTTACGCGGAAGCGGGATTGGATCCGACGTTTGTGAACGGCGGCTTAGTGAAAGCGGCAGGAACACATGCGCGTTTGGGATCAAGCCGTTACCTGATTGCAGAAGCCGATGAAAGCGATGCGTCTTTCCTGCATTTGCAGCCGATGGTGGCGATTGTGACCAACATTGAAGCCGATCATATGGACACTTATCAGGGCGATTTTGAGAACCTGAAGCAGACGTTCATCAATTTTCTGCACAATTTGCCGTTTTACGGTCAGGCTGTGATGTGTATTGACGATGCTGTTATTCGCGAACTGTTGCCGCGCGTTGGCCGCCATATCACTACGTATGGTTTTAGCGATGATGCGGATGTGCGCGTTGCTGGATATCGCCAGACAGGCGCGCAAGGGCACTTTACGCTGGAGCGAAAAGACAAAACGTTGCTCAATGTCACGCTGAATGCACCGGGGCGTCACAATGCGCTCAACGCGGCGGCAGCGGTTGCTGTAGCGACCGATGAAGGTATTGATGACGAAGCAATTCTACGTGCACTTGAGCGTTTTCAGGGCACCAGTCGTCGTTTTGATTTTCTCGGCGAATACCCGCTTGAACTAGTGAATGGGCAAAGTGGTACAGCGATGTTGGTGGATGATTACGGTCATCATCCGACGGAAGTCGATGCCACGATTAAAGCGGCCCGTGCTGGGTGGCCGGATAAGCGGCTGGTCATGATTTTTCAGCCGCATCGTTATACGCGAACCCGCGATTTGTATGACGATTTTGCGCACGTGTTATCACAGGTTGACGTGTTGCTGATGCTGGATGTGTATTCCGCAGGAGAATCGCCGATTCCAGGTGCAGACAGCCGTTCGCTGTGCCGTACGATTCGCGGAAGAGGTAAGATTGATCCGATTCTGGTGACGGATATGGATACTTTACCGGAACTGTTGTCACAGGCGCTACGAGGTGAAGACCTGATCTTGGTTCAGGGTGCCGGCAATATCGGTAAACTGGCGCGTAAACTGGCTGATTCCAGATTACAGCCGCAGATAAGCGAATGA
- a CDS encoding phospho-N-acetylmuramoyl-pentapeptide-transferase yields MLVWLAEHLAKLYTGFNVFSYLTFRAIVSLLTALVISLWMGPHMIAWLQRLQIGQVVRNEGPESHFSKRGTPTMGGVMILVAIIVSVLMWANLSNPYVWCVLLVLAGYGAVGFVDDYRKVVRKDTKGLIARWKYFWQSVIALVVAFTMYSIGKDTPATQLVVPFFKDVMPQLGLLYVALAYFVIVGTSNAVNLTDGLDGLAIMPTVFVAAGFALVAWATGNMNFAGYLHIPYIRHASELVIVCTAIVGAGLGFLWFNTYPAQVFMGDVGSLALGGALGTIAVLLRQEFLLVIMGGVFVVETLSVILQVGSFKLRGQRIFRMAPIHHHYELKGWPEPRVIVRFWIISLMLVLIGLATLKVR; encoded by the coding sequence ATGTTAGTATGGCTGGCCGAACATTTGGCCAAACTTTATACCGGTTTTAACGTCTTTTCTTATTTGACGTTCCGCGCCATTGTCAGCCTGCTGACCGCATTGGTTATTTCCTTATGGATGGGACCGCATATGATCGCCTGGCTGCAACGTTTGCAGATTGGGCAGGTTGTGCGTAACGAAGGGCCAGAATCACATTTCAGCAAGCGCGGTACCCCGACGATGGGGGGCGTGATGATCTTGGTGGCGATTATCGTTTCCGTTTTGATGTGGGCGAATCTGTCTAATCCATATGTCTGGTGCGTACTTCTCGTGCTAGCAGGCTATGGCGCGGTCGGTTTTGTTGATGATTACCGCAAAGTGGTCCGCAAGGATACCAAGGGGTTGATTGCCCGCTGGAAATATTTCTGGCAGTCAGTGATTGCGTTAGTGGTGGCCTTCACCATGTATTCCATCGGTAAAGATACGCCAGCCACACAGCTTGTCGTGCCGTTTTTCAAAGATGTGATGCCGCAATTGGGTCTGCTCTATGTTGCGCTGGCCTACTTTGTCATTGTCGGCACCAGTAATGCCGTAAACCTGACCGATGGTCTGGATGGCTTGGCAATCATGCCGACCGTGTTTGTTGCTGCTGGTTTTGCGCTGGTGGCATGGGCAACAGGGAACATGAATTTTGCCGGTTATCTGCATATTCCATATATCCGTCATGCCAGTGAGTTGGTGATCGTCTGTACTGCAATTGTTGGCGCGGGGCTTGGATTCCTGTGGTTTAACACCTATCCGGCGCAGGTGTTCATGGGTGACGTTGGTTCACTGGCGTTGGGCGGCGCGCTGGGGACGATTGCGGTCTTGCTGCGTCAGGAGTTTTTGTTAGTGATTATGGGCGGTGTGTTCGTGGTCGAAACGCTGTCGGTGATTCTGCAGGTTGGGTCCTTTAAGTTGCGCGGGCAGCGGATTTTCCGCATGGCGCCAATTCATCATCATTATGAACTTAAGGGCTGGCCGGAACCGCGCGTAATTGTGCGCTTCTGGATTATTTCGTTGATGCTGGTGCTGATTGGCCTGGCAACGCTGAAGGTACGATAA
- the ftsQ gene encoding cell division protein FtsQ translates to MSQAALNTRGREPEPTKGTRRSNGGQLAGVIFLLMVIGTIVWGGWMVVGWMKDASRLPLSRMAVTGERQYTTNDDIRQAILSLGSPGTFMTQDVNVIQQQIERLSWIKQASVRKQWPDELKIHLVEYVPVARWNDQLMVDAEGNSFSVPAERIGNRKLPLLYGPEGSEAEVLEGYRTMNQTLAAGKFTLKMVAMSARHSWQLGLDDDTRLELGRDDRAKRLQRFIELYPLLQRQAQSENKRLSHVDLRYDSGAAIGWAPALLDQQNVDRQRVGQQQDIDQQQNSNQKQAQAKQQ, encoded by the coding sequence ATGTCGCAGGCAGCGCTGAATACACGCGGACGAGAGCCAGAACCGACGAAAGGAACACGTCGCAGTAATGGAGGCCAATTAGCAGGAGTAATTTTCCTGCTGATGGTGATAGGGACGATCGTCTGGGGAGGCTGGATGGTGGTGGGGTGGATGAAAGATGCCAGCCGCTTGCCGCTCTCCCGCATGGCAGTAACAGGGGAAAGGCAGTACACCACCAACGACGATATCCGTCAGGCAATTTTGTCGTTGGGGTCGCCTGGAACGTTCATGACACAAGATGTGAATGTGATCCAGCAGCAGATCGAGCGTCTATCGTGGATAAAGCAGGCTAGCGTGCGTAAGCAGTGGCCGGACGAATTAAAGATTCATCTGGTTGAATATGTTCCGGTTGCGCGTTGGAATGATCAGCTAATGGTTGATGCGGAAGGAAATTCGTTCAGTGTACCTGCCGAACGCATTGGTAATCGCAAGCTGCCACTGCTGTATGGCCCGGAAGGTAGTGAGGCAGAGGTGCTGGAAGGTTATCGCACAATGAATCAGACGCTGGCTGCTGGAAAGTTTACGTTAAAGATGGTTGCGATGAGTGCGCGACATTCGTGGCAGCTAGGATTAGATGATGATACTCGCCTTGAATTAGGGCGGGATGATAGGGCTAAACGTCTGCAACGCTTTATCGAGCTGTACCCGCTGTTGCAGCGGCAGGCTCAGAGCGAAAACAAACGTCTCAGCCATGTGGACTTGCGGTACGACAGCGGGGCCGCGATAGGTTGGGCTCCAGCCTTGCTTGATCAACAAAACGTTGATCGGCAGCGAGTTGGTCAGCAACAAGACATTGATCAGCAACAGAACAGTAACCAGAAACAGGCACAGGCTAAACAACAATGA
- the murF gene encoding UDP-N-acetylmuramoyl-tripeptide--D-alanyl-D-alanine ligase yields MIRVSLQQLATVLNAQLIGENIDIEDVSTDTRKLSSGCLFVALKGEKFDAHDYAADAVKGGAAALLVSKRLLVDEPQLLVSDTRLALGQLAAWVRQQSTARVVALTGSSGKTSVKEMTAAILRQCGSVLYTAGNFNNDIGVPLTLLRLTAEHQFAVIELGANHIGEIAYTTDLVRPESALVNNLAAAHLEGFGSLAGVAQAKGEIFSGLPVDGVAIVNADSNDFPHWQVMLNHKTVWRFSPQAACDIDFFASDVDVLAQGTHFTLHTPFGETQVLLPLPGRHNVSNALAATALAMSVGATLEAVKSGLSQLQAVPGRLFPIALSEGKLLLDDSYNANVGSMTAAAQVLAEMPGYRVMVVGDMGELGDEAPECHRQVGEAARVAGIDRVLSVGTLSELIGTASGNGEHFQDKAALVSRLKVLMSEHNVISVLVKGSRSAAMEQVVHALQENAQC; encoded by the coding sequence ATGATTCGCGTTTCCTTGCAGCAACTCGCCACGGTGCTCAATGCGCAGTTGATTGGTGAAAACATCGATATTGAAGACGTTTCAACCGATACGCGTAAGTTGTCATCCGGCTGCTTATTTGTCGCGCTGAAAGGCGAAAAATTTGATGCGCATGATTACGCCGCTGATGCGGTAAAAGGCGGCGCGGCGGCTCTGTTAGTCAGTAAGCGCTTACTTGTTGATGAACCACAACTGCTGGTGAGCGATACGCGTTTGGCGTTGGGACAATTGGCGGCCTGGGTTCGTCAGCAGTCAACGGCGCGCGTTGTTGCACTGACAGGCTCTTCCGGAAAAACCTCGGTTAAAGAGATGACGGCGGCGATTCTTCGCCAGTGTGGTTCCGTGCTGTATACCGCCGGTAACTTTAACAACGACATCGGTGTACCGTTAACGCTGCTGCGTTTGACGGCGGAACACCAGTTTGCGGTCATTGAACTGGGGGCGAATCACATTGGTGAGATTGCCTATACCACCGATCTGGTGCGTCCGGAAAGCGCGCTGGTCAACAATCTGGCCGCTGCGCATCTGGAGGGTTTTGGTTCACTGGCTGGTGTAGCGCAGGCAAAAGGTGAGATTTTTTCTGGTTTGCCAGTAGACGGCGTAGCGATCGTGAATGCGGACAGTAACGATTTCCCGCACTGGCAGGTCATGCTGAATCATAAAACTGTCTGGCGTTTCTCGCCGCAGGCCGCTTGCGACATCGACTTTTTTGCCAGCGACGTAGACGTGTTGGCGCAAGGTACGCATTTCACGCTGCACACGCCATTTGGTGAAACGCAGGTTCTGCTCCCTTTACCCGGCCGGCATAATGTGTCGAACGCACTGGCGGCGACTGCACTGGCAATGTCCGTTGGGGCGACGTTGGAAGCCGTTAAATCTGGATTATCCCAGCTTCAGGCAGTGCCGGGGCGGCTGTTTCCGATTGCTTTGTCTGAAGGCAAGCTGCTGTTGGATGACAGCTACAACGCTAATGTGGGTTCGATGACGGCTGCCGCACAGGTACTGGCGGAAATGCCAGGCTACCGCGTGATGGTCGTCGGTGATATGGGTGAACTGGGGGATGAAGCCCCTGAGTGTCATCGTCAAGTGGGCGAAGCGGCGCGTGTTGCGGGCATCGATCGCGTATTGAGTGTGGGAACGTTGAGTGAATTGATCGGCACTGCCAGCGGCAATGGTGAACATTTTCAGGATAAAGCCGCGCTGGTTTCACGTTTGAAGGTGCTGATGTCAGAACATAACGTCATCAGCGTATTGGTTAAAGGCTCACGCAGTGCTGCGATGGAGCAGGTTGTACATGCATTACAGGAGAATGCGCAATGTTAG
- the ftsW gene encoding cell division protein FtsW, translated as MRFSGMAFIERIKSWVMGTRESDTLSIVLYDRTLVWLTLGLAVIGFVMVTSASMPVGQRLASDPFLFAKRDAIYLGLAFGLSLITLRIPMEIWQRYSPVLLLLAMVMLLVVLAVGSSVNGASRWISLGPLRIQPAELSKLALFCYLSSYMVRKVEEVRNNFWGFCKPMGVMVVLAVLLLAQPDLGTVVVLFITTLAMLFLAGAKMWQFLAIIGSGGFAVALLIVAEPYRMRRVTSFWNPWEDPFGDGYQLTQSLMAFGRGEFWGQGLGNSVQKLEYLPEAHTDFIFSILGEELGYIGVVLALLMIFFVAFRAMSIGKRALEINQRFSGFLACSIGVWFSFQTLVNVGAAAGMLPTKGLTLPLISYGGSSLLIMSTAIVLLLRIDFETRLTKAQAFTRGAR; from the coding sequence ATGCGGTTCTCCGGAATGGCGTTTATCGAACGCATCAAGAGCTGGGTTATGGGGACGCGCGAAAGCGATACGCTCAGCATCGTTCTGTACGATAGAACGCTGGTGTGGCTGACGCTTGGACTGGCTGTGATTGGTTTTGTGATGGTAACGTCGGCTTCCATGCCTGTTGGGCAGCGTCTTGCCAGCGACCCGTTTTTATTTGCGAAGCGTGATGCGATTTATTTGGGTTTGGCATTTGGCTTGTCGTTAATCACCCTGCGCATCCCAATGGAGATATGGCAGCGTTACAGCCCAGTGCTGCTATTGCTTGCCATGGTCATGCTGCTGGTTGTACTTGCAGTGGGAAGCTCGGTCAACGGTGCATCACGCTGGATTTCACTGGGGCCATTGCGCATCCAGCCTGCGGAATTGTCCAAGCTGGCGCTGTTTTGCTACCTGTCTAGTTACATGGTGCGCAAGGTTGAAGAAGTCCGAAATAACTTCTGGGGCTTTTGCAAACCGATGGGCGTGATGGTGGTGTTGGCTGTGCTGTTGCTGGCTCAGCCTGACCTCGGCACTGTAGTCGTGCTGTTTATTACGACGCTAGCAATGTTGTTTCTGGCTGGTGCCAAGATGTGGCAGTTTCTGGCGATCATTGGTTCCGGCGGGTTTGCCGTTGCCCTGCTGATTGTGGCTGAACCCTACCGTATGCGGCGTGTGACGTCTTTCTGGAACCCGTGGGAAGATCCGTTCGGCGACGGCTACCAGTTAACACAATCTCTGATGGCGTTTGGGCGTGGTGAATTCTGGGGGCAAGGTCTAGGGAATTCAGTACAGAAACTGGAATATTTGCCGGAGGCGCATACCGATTTCATTTTCTCTATTTTAGGTGAGGAACTGGGGTATATCGGTGTGGTTTTGGCGTTGTTAATGATATTCTTCGTCGCTTTTCGCGCGATGTCTATCGGAAAGCGGGCGCTGGAGATCAATCAGCGCTTTTCGGGCTTTCTAGCGTGTTCGATTGGCGTTTGGTTCAGCTTTCAGACGCTGGTGAACGTTGGCGCAGCGGCGGGAATGCTACCGACTAAAGGGTTAACGCTACCGCTGATCAGTTACGGTGGTTCCAGTTTGCTCATTATGTCGACGGCGATTGTTTTGCTGTTACGCATTGATTTTGAAACGCGTCTGACAAAAGCGCAGGCGTTTACGAGAGGTGCCCGATGA
- the ftsA gene encoding cell division protein FtsA → MIKSTDRKLVVGLEIGTAKVAALVGEVLPDGMVNIIGVGSCPSRGMDKGGVNDLESVVKCVQRAIDQAELMADCQISSVYLALSGKHISCQNEIGMVPISEEEVTQDDVESVVHTAKSVRVRDEHRVLHVIPQEYAIDYQEGIKNPVGLSGVRMQAKVHLITCHNDMAKNIVKAVERCGLKVDQLIFAGLASSYAVLTEDERELGVCVVDIGGGTMDIAVYTGGALRHTKVIPYAGNVVTSDIAYAFGTPPTDAEAIKVRHGCALGAIVGKDENVEVPSVGGRPPRSLQRQTLAEVIEPRYTELLNLVNDELLQLQEQLRQQGVKHHLAAGIVLTGGAAQIDGLAACAQRVFHTQVRIGQPMNITGLTDYAQEPYYSTAVGLLHYGKESHLGGEHEVEKRASVSNWFKRINSWLRKEF, encoded by the coding sequence ATGATCAAGTCGACGGACAGAAAACTGGTAGTTGGGCTGGAAATCGGTACAGCAAAAGTGGCTGCGCTGGTAGGGGAAGTTCTGCCCGATGGCATGGTCAATATTATTGGCGTGGGCAGTTGCCCGTCACGCGGTATGGATAAAGGTGGCGTAAACGATCTGGAATCGGTCGTTAAATGTGTTCAGCGCGCTATTGATCAGGCTGAGTTGATGGCAGACTGCCAGATCTCTTCCGTGTATCTGGCGCTGTCGGGAAAACACATCAGTTGCCAGAATGAAATAGGGATGGTGCCTATTTCAGAAGAAGAGGTTACGCAGGACGACGTAGAAAGCGTGGTACACACCGCCAAGTCTGTGCGCGTGCGCGATGAGCACCGAGTTCTCCATGTGATCCCACAGGAATACGCGATCGATTATCAGGAAGGGATTAAAAACCCGGTTGGCTTATCCGGCGTGCGCATGCAGGCGAAAGTCCACCTGATAACCTGCCATAACGATATGGCTAAGAATATTGTCAAAGCTGTTGAACGCTGTGGCTTAAAGGTCGACCAACTGATTTTTGCAGGGCTGGCATCCAGCTATGCGGTGCTGACAGAAGACGAACGTGAGCTGGGTGTGTGTGTAGTCGATATCGGTGGCGGTACAATGGATATCGCGGTCTATACCGGCGGCGCATTGCGACACACTAAAGTGATTCCGTATGCTGGCAATGTAGTTACAAGCGACATTGCCTATGCGTTTGGCACACCGCCGACGGATGCCGAAGCGATCAAGGTACGCCATGGTTGTGCATTAGGCGCAATCGTCGGCAAAGATGAGAATGTGGAGGTCCCGAGCGTTGGAGGACGTCCACCCCGCAGTCTGCAAAGACAGACATTGGCGGAAGTGATTGAACCACGTTACACCGAGCTGTTGAATCTGGTGAACGATGAACTTTTACAGTTGCAGGAGCAGTTGCGTCAACAAGGCGTGAAACACCATCTGGCGGCAGGGATTGTGCTGACGGGCGGTGCCGCGCAAATAGACGGTCTGGCGGCCTGTGCGCAGCGTGTGTTCCACACACAGGTGCGTATTGGACAACCAATGAATATAACAGGGCTGACGGATTATGCCCAAGAGCCTTATTACTCAACGGCGGTTGGGTTGCTCCATTACGGAAAAGAATCTCACCTAGGTGGTGAGCATGAAGTCGAAAAACGTGCCTCAGTGAGCAACTGGTTCAAGAGAATCAACAGCTGGTTGAGGAAAGAATTTTAA